Proteins encoded in a region of the Paenibacillus sp. E222 genome:
- a CDS encoding response regulator has product MNGRMLVVDDEAMFRQGLIHLVSNNPLGWEVVGEAADGEEALQAVNSCTPDLIITDINMPVMDGLDLAEQIHDRGQDIMIIILTGYREFEYAQRAIRYGAMEFLLKPFSLDEACRVLRKAHERYCQRQSDNRIREQYSLVERSDRLRDELAAFLLKQQMQQMAARIDELFSHASRMPLPECKAEIQLLMKVMTDLLVQQFRVQQFASVDKFGPDPLLWIHSVAEVMAWARCKREEWLGMLVRLTQEQQDHVVTRVLQYIEMNYSSNCNLQAAAAHVHVTPNYLSHLFKKETGHGFSQYVSKRRVDKAKLLLHSTRQSMADIAEQTGFDNSSYFTTVFKQITGLSPREFRKQPSHESSE; this is encoded by the coding sequence TTGAATGGACGAATGCTCGTAGTCGATGATGAAGCGATGTTTCGGCAAGGATTAATACATCTGGTTTCCAATAATCCACTCGGGTGGGAAGTAGTTGGTGAAGCTGCCGACGGAGAAGAAGCGCTGCAAGCCGTAAACAGTTGTACACCGGATCTAATTATTACGGATATCAACATGCCGGTGATGGATGGCTTGGACTTGGCAGAACAGATCCATGATCGTGGTCAGGACATTATGATCATTATTTTGACGGGCTATCGGGAGTTTGAATATGCACAGCGCGCCATCCGTTATGGTGCTATGGAGTTTCTGCTCAAGCCCTTCTCTCTAGATGAGGCCTGTCGTGTTCTTCGCAAAGCGCATGAGCGATACTGCCAGCGGCAATCCGATAACCGAATTAGGGAACAGTACAGTCTGGTAGAGAGATCGGATCGATTGCGTGATGAGTTGGCAGCATTCTTGTTGAAGCAGCAGATGCAGCAAATGGCTGCACGGATAGATGAACTGTTCAGCCATGCATCCCGGATGCCTCTCCCTGAATGTAAAGCCGAGATTCAGCTGCTCATGAAAGTGATGACCGATCTGTTAGTGCAGCAGTTCCGTGTTCAGCAGTTTGCGAGTGTCGACAAGTTCGGCCCAGATCCGTTGCTCTGGATTCATTCGGTAGCGGAAGTGATGGCTTGGGCACGCTGCAAAAGAGAAGAATGGCTTGGTATGCTGGTCCGGCTTACGCAGGAACAACAGGATCATGTGGTCACACGGGTCCTTCAGTACATCGAGATGAACTATTCCAGCAATTGTAATCTTCAAGCGGCAGCCGCGCATGTTCACGTGACCCCCAATTATCTCAGTCACCTGTTCAAAAAAGAAACCGGTCATGGCTTCAGCCAGTACGTCAGCAAGCGTAGAGTGGATAAGGCGAAGTTACTGCTGCACAGTACCCGGCAGAGCATGGCGGACATTGCTGAACAGACCGGGTTCGATAACTCCAGTTATTTTACAACCGTGTTCAAACAGATAACCGGGCTGTCGCCCCGCGAATTTCGCAAGCAGCCGAGCCATGAGAGCAGCGAGTAG
- a CDS encoding sensor histidine kinase — protein sequence MRWIQLCKRFKFRTKLILFLSAATVLISGITGLITYRIHISLFNEEVSRQYSLTAEQVLARLDSRVHDMYKVTDYITLNPSVKNAIKAQAAGISSYDQMKLEEELDDQLYQVRLDAPEIMGIRIYDLKGNIFNLGTFAGSFQQMDPSYLAEMVHKLEGTGGEYVWNRLDVDAFLQEEKSNWILAGRLMRSVDLETYGVMLILFNTSLYESYLKDLRLNEDIAAYLLDADGKLVYAFHNQDADPPPLTQLSMGATEIRDEQGTAHLYTKQTSDKAKFTLISKVSLAQIQHKGKIIVKVAVFSAAATVLCSWIIITIISRRLLRPLASLVNAMKRVRDGQFDTRVQIQTQDELGFIGERFNAMASRIDTLIHEVYERELSEKQAELKAIQAQLNPHFLYNTLSMFFWKFYMLGDEKSARLVTALSEMLQYTLEPVQRLTTLQDEMNQIDHYLQIQQARYQEALSIEISVPSELLRCQVIRLLLQPIVENVFVHAFADKRDNRRLEIRVFRYAGNDAESDMLILEIADNGCGMDPSMMDRILAPLAHADEERQHIGMRSVIRRIELIHGDPYGVQIESTPEVGTLVRLRLPYQVE from the coding sequence ATGAGATGGATTCAGTTATGTAAACGCTTTAAATTCAGAACAAAACTGATTTTGTTTCTGTCGGCGGCGACTGTATTGATATCAGGCATCACGGGGTTAATTACTTATCGCATACATATTTCGCTGTTTAATGAGGAAGTGAGTCGCCAGTATAGTCTTACCGCAGAACAGGTACTTGCAAGACTCGATTCCAGGGTGCACGACATGTATAAAGTGACGGACTACATTACGCTGAATCCCTCCGTGAAAAATGCAATTAAGGCGCAGGCTGCGGGCATTTCCTCCTATGATCAGATGAAGCTGGAGGAGGAACTGGATGATCAGTTGTATCAGGTTCGTCTCGATGCACCGGAGATCATGGGAATTCGAATCTATGATTTGAAGGGGAACATATTTAATCTCGGTACGTTTGCCGGATCGTTCCAACAGATGGACCCCTCATATTTGGCTGAGATGGTCCATAAGCTGGAAGGGACGGGAGGAGAATATGTATGGAACCGTCTGGATGTAGATGCTTTTCTTCAGGAGGAAAAATCCAACTGGATTCTGGCAGGGCGCTTAATGCGTTCTGTTGATCTGGAGACGTATGGGGTCATGTTGATCCTCTTTAATACCTCTCTGTATGAATCCTATCTTAAGGACCTACGTCTTAATGAAGATATTGCCGCGTATTTGTTGGATGCAGATGGGAAACTGGTATATGCGTTTCATAATCAAGATGCAGACCCACCACCGCTTACACAACTAAGCATGGGAGCAACCGAGATTAGGGACGAGCAGGGAACCGCTCATTTGTATACAAAACAAACGTCGGACAAAGCCAAGTTCACGTTAATCAGCAAAGTATCCTTGGCTCAGATTCAGCATAAGGGCAAGATTATCGTAAAGGTTGCTGTATTTTCTGCGGCAGCCACGGTTCTGTGTTCGTGGATCATTATTACCATCATCAGCCGCAGGCTGCTGCGTCCACTGGCCAGTCTGGTTAACGCGATGAAAAGAGTGCGCGACGGACAATTCGATACACGCGTTCAGATTCAGACACAGGATGAGCTGGGCTTCATTGGAGAACGATTCAATGCGATGGCATCACGGATCGATACGTTGATTCATGAAGTCTATGAGCGTGAATTAAGTGAAAAGCAAGCTGAGCTCAAGGCTATACAGGCCCAGTTGAATCCACATTTTCTGTATAACACATTAAGTATGTTCTTCTGGAAGTTCTATATGCTTGGAGATGAGAAGTCGGCGCGTCTGGTTACGGCCTTGTCCGAAATGCTGCAATATACACTGGAGCCAGTCCAGCGGTTGACTACCCTGCAGGATGAGATGAACCAGATTGACCATTACCTGCAGATTCAGCAGGCCCGGTATCAGGAGGCCTTATCGATCGAGATTTCTGTTCCTTCTGAACTGCTACGTTGCCAGGTGATTCGGCTGCTGCTGCAACCCATTGTGGAGAATGTGTTTGTTCATGCCTTTGCGGACAAAAGAGACAATCGTCGTCTCGAGATTCGCGTCTTCCGGTACGCGGGAAATGATGCAGAATCGGACATGCTTATTCTGGAGATAGCCGATAACGGATGCGGGATGGACCCATCCATGATGGATCGTATTTTGGCACCTTTGGCACACGCTGATGAGGAGCGTCAACACATTGGCATGCGAAGTGTAATCAGACGAATCGAACTGATTCATGGCGACCCTTATGGTGTGCAGATCGAATCCACTCCTGAAGTGGGAACGCTGGTGCGGCTTCGTTTGCCCTATCAGGTAGAATAG
- a CDS encoding nuclease-related domain-containing protein — MFKKILSLFKSQPELANQISASASSLPSTAPIPTRMVRSRRKTKSDGDWTRQPEEPSTAQQLHALPGEYKVLNDLLVANPKSRSGYSSIDHVVIGPRGIFVIETRNLTTGEIRGGRREANWTVSSSRIKMYNPLMQHRGHVEAIQAHLGDYKRVRLVSMVTFTNRCRISVDPAVRYVNSDELIIYDHELVETILRKTERLETEVPETLYKEQDIQAIYNMLSAVNSTDPQIRADHMEKAKGIK, encoded by the coding sequence ATGTTCAAAAAAATCCTGTCTCTGTTCAAGTCACAGCCAGAGCTCGCGAACCAGATATCAGCTTCCGCTTCATCTTTACCGTCAACGGCCCCCATTCCCACACGTATGGTCCGTAGTCGTCGCAAAACGAAATCGGACGGAGATTGGACCCGTCAGCCCGAGGAACCAAGCACTGCCCAGCAGCTGCATGCTCTTCCGGGTGAATACAAAGTGCTGAACGACTTGCTCGTTGCCAATCCCAAGTCTCGCTCGGGTTACTCATCGATTGATCATGTCGTTATCGGTCCACGGGGAATCTTCGTGATTGAGACACGAAACCTGACGACAGGTGAGATTCGTGGCGGCCGAAGAGAGGCCAACTGGACAGTCAGCAGCAGCCGAATCAAGATGTACAACCCACTGATGCAGCACCGAGGGCATGTGGAGGCCATTCAGGCACACCTCGGTGATTATAAAAGAGTTCGTCTCGTCTCTATGGTGACCTTCACCAATCGCTGCCGGATCAGTGTTGATCCAGCTGTGCGGTATGTTAATTCGGATGAACTGATTATCTATGATCATGAATTGGTGGAGACCATCCTGCGCAAAACGGAAAGGCTTGAGACCGAAGTCCCCGAAACGTTGTATAAGGAACAGGATATTCAGGCCATCTACAACATGCTGTCCGCAGTCAATTCCACGGATCCCCAGATTCGGGCTGATCATATGGAGAAGGCCAAAGGCATCAAATAA
- a CDS encoding NAD(P)-dependent oxidoreductase, which yields MTNTTKAPGETKVGFIGTGVMGKSMAGHIQQAGYPLHVYTRTAAKADALVKEGAVWHDTPGKLAAECDVIITMVGYPKDVEEIYLGEDGLVANAKPGSYLIDMTTSSPLLAARIYEAAEAKGLHALDAPVSGGDIGARDAKLSIMVGGSTEAFEAVRPLFEQMGTNIVLQGKAGAGQHTKMCNQIAIASGMMGVCEALAYAKTSGLDAENVLKSIATGAAGSWSLSNLGPRMIAGDYEPGFYVKHFIKDMGIALESAKAMGMKTPGLALAESLYQEISSNGLDEKGTQVLYTYYLQA from the coding sequence ATGACAAATACAACGAAGGCACCTGGAGAGACGAAAGTTGGCTTTATCGGTACAGGCGTAATGGGCAAAAGCATGGCAGGGCATATCCAGCAGGCAGGCTATCCACTGCATGTCTATACGCGCACGGCCGCCAAGGCGGATGCGCTGGTGAAGGAAGGTGCCGTATGGCATGACACACCAGGCAAACTGGCAGCCGAGTGTGATGTCATCATCACGATGGTGGGGTATCCGAAGGATGTTGAGGAGATTTATCTTGGTGAAGATGGTCTCGTGGCCAACGCGAAACCAGGCTCGTACCTGATTGATATGACCACATCCAGTCCGCTGCTGGCTGCACGGATCTATGAAGCCGCGGAAGCGAAAGGACTGCATGCATTGGATGCACCGGTTTCCGGTGGGGATATCGGAGCAAGGGATGCCAAGCTGTCCATAATGGTTGGTGGTAGTACGGAGGCTTTTGAAGCGGTTCGTCCGTTGTTCGAGCAAATGGGCACTAACATTGTGCTGCAAGGCAAAGCAGGAGCAGGACAGCATACCAAAATGTGCAACCAAATCGCCATTGCTTCAGGCATGATGGGTGTATGCGAGGCACTCGCTTATGCCAAGACATCCGGTCTGGACGCGGAGAATGTGCTGAAGAGCATCGCTACCGGTGCAGCCGGGAGCTGGTCACTTAGCAATCTCGGTCCGCGCATGATCGCAGGCGATTATGAGCCTGGATTCTATGTGAAACATTTTATCAAAGACATGGGTATCGCTCTCGAATCTGCCAAAGCTATGGGGATGAAGACACCAGGGCTGGCCTTGGCTGAGTCCTTGTATCAGGAAATATCCAGCAACGGTCTGGATGAAAAGGGTACGCAGGTGCTTTACACCTATTATTTACAGGCTTAA
- a CDS encoding endospore germination permease codes for MSREKGEITIWLSFSIILLSAGLVCHVLSIPAILDYAGRDGWLSVVAAAPLFLLFLCMMFVIIRRVRGQRLTDWITREFGVIPSWVFRITASLMLLALGSHTLYETTNWTVSTYLQFTPPYVLAGVGALVAAWAAAKGIRSIAMTSSLLLPFVILLGYFVMSANMKYKDYGQLFPIMEYGSGPVLRGMIYSLAGLMEIWILMLFQHDIKSKIRWWHLLLLGLFMLSMAIGPTLGAIVEFGPEEAAKQRNSPYEQWKLVNIGKLLQHVDFLSIYQWLSGSFARVAISIYLIVDLLDFRRPKKRYVAVLIVTFIMCAIAVQWWRIDYVDYYVNHIQFPVMLAYVSTVTVLLTLAAFIHKKDKEAPAHAAHNHTKEEPPSG; via the coding sequence ATGAGCCGTGAAAAGGGAGAAATCACGATTTGGCTGTCCTTTTCCATCATTTTGTTAAGTGCAGGCCTCGTGTGCCATGTGCTGTCCATTCCGGCGATCCTGGATTATGCAGGCAGAGATGGCTGGCTATCGGTAGTCGCTGCTGCTCCCTTATTTTTGTTATTTCTATGTATGATGTTCGTTATTATCCGGCGGGTACGCGGACAGCGTTTGACGGACTGGATCACGCGGGAATTTGGCGTAATTCCTTCATGGGTTTTCCGTATCACTGCCTCACTCATGCTGCTTGCACTTGGATCACATACCTTATATGAAACAACAAACTGGACGGTATCCACCTATCTTCAATTCACCCCACCCTATGTGCTCGCAGGTGTGGGTGCACTGGTTGCTGCCTGGGCGGCTGCCAAAGGTATCCGTTCCATTGCCATGACTTCAAGTCTTCTGCTTCCATTCGTGATCCTGCTTGGATATTTCGTGATGTCAGCCAACATGAAATATAAAGACTATGGTCAGTTGTTTCCCATCATGGAATATGGTTCCGGCCCCGTTCTAAGGGGCATGATCTATTCGCTTGCTGGACTGATGGAAATCTGGATATTAATGCTGTTCCAACACGATATCAAAAGTAAAATTCGCTGGTGGCATCTTCTGCTGCTTGGGTTATTCATGCTCAGTATGGCAATTGGCCCAACGCTGGGAGCCATCGTTGAGTTCGGTCCGGAGGAAGCAGCAAAACAACGAAATAGCCCCTATGAACAATGGAAGCTGGTGAATATAGGAAAATTGCTCCAGCACGTGGACTTCCTGTCCATCTATCAATGGCTAAGCGGTTCATTTGCCAGAGTGGCGATCTCCATCTATCTTATCGTCGATCTGCTCGATTTTCGTAGACCAAAGAAAAGGTACGTTGCCGTTCTAATTGTCACCTTCATCATGTGCGCCATAGCTGTACAGTGGTGGAGAATTGATTACGTTGACTATTATGTAAACCATATTCAATTTCCCGTGATGCTGGCCTATGTATCCACGGTAACAGTCCTGTTGACCCTCGCCGCATTCATACACAAAAAAGACAAGGAGGCTCCCGCCCATGCCGCTCACAACCACACCAAAGAAGAACCCCCATCTGGCTGA
- a CDS encoding spore germination protein, which translates to MPLTTTPKKNPHLAEPFRINEHNLTTFFAGSDDVITSSHMIGESPQQIVIVYCSGMVDSKSIYDIILPELTRTYESTHFVRASDIEKSITLQWTSIDIQNNPLGKELMSLRVFEGHMLICIPSIQKMWSMDISNIPTRSPDESTTEVSIRGARDGFIERLSVNIALIRTRLRTAELACNIELIGSRSVTKVALMYIKNIANPELIDDVKNRLRKIDIERIMTANELEELLSPSKVTLFPVTHYTGRPDFAAECLLNGRFVIIVDGNPSVIIGPVNLFLLLKSPEDASFPFLPVNVGRMLRFIGLLITVFLPGFYIALTSFHMDQLPFPLVATISVGRMGLPMESGVEMFLIMLLMELFREAGVRLPSAIGQTLTVVGGLIIGDSAIRAGMVSPLMIVVIAVTVVAGATIVNQVMTSSVLILRFFCFVLGASLGIYGFILSIILFLIYLTDLKSFGIPYLTPLSPLNFKQALASLFKLPKGWMKRRPVYLETQEPRKEGNER; encoded by the coding sequence ATGCCGCTCACAACCACACCAAAGAAGAACCCCCATCTGGCTGAACCATTCCGAATCAATGAGCATAATCTGACGACGTTTTTTGCAGGTTCAGACGATGTGATCACCAGCAGCCATATGATTGGGGAATCTCCGCAGCAGATTGTCATCGTGTATTGCAGCGGTATGGTCGACAGCAAATCCATATATGATATTATTCTTCCCGAACTGACCCGAACGTACGAGAGTACTCACTTTGTTCGTGCATCGGATATCGAGAAGTCCATTACCCTGCAATGGACAAGTATAGACATACAGAATAATCCGCTGGGAAAGGAACTCATGTCCTTGCGGGTGTTTGAGGGACACATGCTCATCTGCATTCCTTCCATCCAGAAGATGTGGAGCATGGATATATCCAACATTCCTACACGGTCGCCGGATGAATCCACTACGGAAGTATCGATCCGCGGGGCACGAGATGGCTTTATCGAACGACTATCAGTTAATATTGCGTTAATTCGTACACGCCTGCGTACGGCTGAATTAGCCTGTAATATTGAATTAATTGGTTCTCGCTCCGTGACCAAAGTCGCCCTGATGTATATTAAGAACATTGCCAATCCCGAGCTGATTGATGATGTGAAGAATAGGCTGCGCAAAATCGATATCGAACGCATTATGACGGCCAATGAACTAGAGGAATTATTGTCCCCTTCCAAAGTCACATTGTTTCCGGTAACCCATTACACGGGCAGACCTGATTTTGCGGCTGAATGTCTTCTGAACGGACGTTTCGTCATTATCGTGGATGGCAATCCCAGCGTCATCATCGGACCCGTCAATTTGTTTCTGCTTCTCAAATCCCCCGAGGATGCCAGCTTCCCGTTTCTTCCGGTGAATGTGGGCCGTATGCTGCGTTTTATCGGGCTATTAATAACCGTGTTCTTGCCTGGTTTCTATATTGCGCTGACTTCTTTTCACATGGACCAGCTACCCTTTCCTCTAGTAGCCACGATTTCGGTTGGGCGCATGGGTTTACCTATGGAGTCTGGTGTGGAAATGTTTCTCATTATGCTGCTGATGGAGCTATTCCGGGAAGCAGGGGTGAGGCTTCCCAGCGCCATTGGTCAGACACTGACCGTTGTTGGCGGATTGATTATTGGGGATTCGGCCATCCGTGCAGGCATGGTTTCCCCGCTCATGATTGTCGTCATTGCTGTAACCGTAGTGGCCGGAGCAACGATTGTGAATCAGGTCATGACCAGTTCTGTTCTGATTCTACGTTTTTTCTGTTTTGTACTGGGGGCATCCCTTGGCATATATGGGTTCATTCTGTCCATTATCCTGTTCCTGATCTATCTGACCGATCTGAAATCGTTCGGGATTCCTTATCTCACGCCGCTCAGTCCGCTTAATTTCAAACAGGCACTCGCCTCCTTGTTCAAACTTCCGAAAGGATGGATGAAACGCAGACCTGTCTATCTCGAAACGCAGGAGCCGCGCAAAGAAGGGAATGAGCGATGA
- a CDS encoding Ger(x)C family spore germination protein gives MKRLLQRWLLGALSVSLCFVTSGCWSAYEIQQVDYAKAIGIEYKDGLYHMYVQSMDFTSVAKSESSTKTAEAPPVWVGHTSGKTLNLAVNELFRSSQLHIAWGHVTAIVMGESVLTSKHIKEVFDMLGRFPESRYTTWVYGTRDPLENILSATSIYNLSPLDSILHNPLPSFLEESLFPPVLSFKLIATHNNTSTTTYLPCITLNKEHWSQNKKNYELFMIDGAFFERTGDDFEYLPHSKLSGFHWLLKDMRRAPLIIENEGTVYGVLSVGLPNIKIVPVIRGNEVHFNIDAKYLTALYEYLTPVSYDEMVRFSEKTLREQIMQTYREGLKRGVDVYGLQEKVYRKNPGLWRKLSNNGSKMILTEDSIQKLDIHITIPYTGKFRRKV, from the coding sequence ATGAAGCGCCTTTTACAGCGATGGTTGCTTGGAGCGTTAAGTGTCTCTCTTTGTTTCGTGACCAGTGGGTGCTGGAGTGCATATGAAATTCAACAGGTGGATTATGCGAAAGCGATCGGGATCGAGTATAAGGATGGGTTGTACCATATGTATGTTCAGAGCATGGACTTTACCAGTGTAGCCAAAAGCGAAAGTTCAACCAAAACGGCGGAGGCTCCACCCGTGTGGGTTGGACATACATCAGGGAAAACATTGAATCTGGCGGTAAACGAGCTGTTCCGAAGTTCCCAGCTGCATATTGCTTGGGGCCATGTGACAGCCATTGTCATGGGCGAAAGTGTCTTGACAAGCAAGCATATTAAGGAAGTGTTTGACATGCTTGGACGTTTCCCGGAATCACGTTATACCACCTGGGTGTACGGCACGCGCGATCCACTAGAAAATATTCTTAGTGCCACGTCCATATACAATTTGTCGCCACTGGATAGCATTCTGCACAACCCTCTTCCCTCATTTCTGGAAGAATCGCTGTTTCCTCCAGTGCTCAGTTTCAAACTCATTGCCACCCATAACAATACGTCCACGACAACTTATCTGCCTTGTATCACCCTGAACAAGGAACACTGGTCGCAGAACAAAAAGAATTATGAACTGTTTATGATTGACGGTGCTTTTTTTGAAAGAACCGGGGATGATTTTGAATATTTGCCCCATAGCAAGCTTTCTGGATTTCACTGGTTACTTAAGGATATGCGTCGTGCGCCATTGATTATTGAGAACGAAGGAACCGTCTATGGTGTGCTCAGCGTTGGTTTGCCTAATATCAAAATTGTGCCTGTCATTCGTGGGAATGAGGTTCATTTCAACATCGATGCCAAGTACCTGACCGCTTTGTATGAATATCTCACCCCTGTTTCCTATGACGAGATGGTCCGATTCAGCGAGAAGACATTGCGGGAGCAAATCATGCAAACGTATCGCGAAGGTCTGAAACGCGGGGTCGATGTCTATGGACTTCAGGAGAAGGTTTATCGCAAAAATCCAGGTCTGTGGCGCAAGCTGTCCAACAACGGCTCAAAGATGATCCTGACGGAAGATTCCATTCAGAAGCTGGACATTCATATTACCATTCCATATACGGGTAAATTCCGTAGGAAAGTGTAG
- a CDS encoding WXG100 family type VII secretion target, with protein MGRISVSLSDLRRAVQQCEQLQQRLMQQEQKMRSIHGRLQQDWIGTSATELSHRMQSFMDGASAKLNELEAHKEELMRFIRKMEEADREDRRDRSRVQ; from the coding sequence ATGGGCAGAATATCCGTATCCTTGTCTGATTTAAGAAGGGCTGTTCAGCAATGTGAGCAGTTGCAGCAACGGCTCATGCAGCAGGAACAGAAAATGCGCTCCATTCATGGCCGATTGCAGCAGGACTGGATCGGTACATCCGCAACAGAACTGTCACACAGAATGCAGTCATTTATGGATGGGGCATCTGCAAAGCTGAATGAACTCGAAGCTCATAAAGAAGAACTGATGCGATTTATTCGTAAAATGGAGGAAGCGGACAGAGAAGATCGCAGGGATCGCAGCAGGGTACAGTAA
- a CDS encoding galactokinase family protein — MNTQPLELIQSTSGQALLAQMYGQQQLEEQTARYTKLNESFEQYFGVQVCSKLFSAAGRSEIGGNHTDHNHGKVLAGSITLDTIAVAAPTTDSVITFYSEGYEQKYVIDLTDLAPKAEDDGTTALIRGMAAGFEKFGYKVGGFQAYISSNVFSASGLSSSASFEMLICTILNHFYNEGTLDVVVMSKIGQYAENNYWNKPSGLLDQMACAHGGLIAIDFENPAEPAIEPVQWDFQQNGYSLVIVNTGGNHADLTEDYAAVPYEMRAVAKALGSEYVREITAEAIYANLKQVREAAGDRAVLRALHFLEENNRVDGQVQALREGSFADFLNLITASGNSSWKWLQNVYQSGSVKEQEIGIALALTENYLQKLGDGACRIHGGGFAGVILTILPNEKVEEYMSWMHGMLDTPIIVVNVRAQGAVCLNELIKNVG, encoded by the coding sequence ATGAACACTCAACCACTGGAACTGATCCAATCCACTTCAGGCCAAGCGCTGCTTGCCCAAATGTACGGTCAGCAACAACTAGAAGAACAGACAGCACGTTACACCAAGCTCAATGAATCATTCGAACAGTATTTTGGCGTACAAGTGTGCAGCAAATTGTTCAGTGCGGCTGGACGCAGCGAAATTGGCGGCAACCACACGGATCATAACCACGGCAAGGTGCTGGCGGGCAGTATTACGCTGGATACGATAGCGGTGGCTGCGCCAACGACGGATTCGGTAATTACCTTTTATTCAGAAGGCTATGAACAGAAATATGTAATCGATCTCACAGATTTGGCACCGAAGGCTGAGGACGACGGCACTACAGCTTTGATTCGTGGTATGGCTGCGGGATTTGAGAAGTTCGGATACAAAGTGGGCGGCTTCCAGGCGTACATCTCCAGTAACGTGTTCTCGGCGTCCGGGCTGAGCTCGTCGGCATCGTTCGAGATGCTGATTTGTACGATTCTGAATCATTTCTATAATGAGGGCACATTAGATGTGGTCGTCATGTCCAAGATTGGTCAGTATGCGGAGAACAACTATTGGAATAAACCATCCGGTCTGCTGGATCAGATGGCTTGTGCCCATGGAGGGCTAATTGCGATTGATTTTGAAAATCCGGCCGAGCCTGCAATTGAGCCTGTACAATGGGATTTCCAACAAAACGGTTACTCCTTGGTCATTGTAAACACAGGTGGGAATCACGCGGATCTGACGGAGGATTACGCTGCTGTACCATATGAGATGAGAGCGGTTGCTAAAGCGCTGGGCAGTGAGTATGTCCGGGAAATTACGGCTGAGGCGATCTACGCCAATCTCAAGCAGGTACGTGAAGCTGCAGGGGATCGCGCGGTACTGCGTGCGCTGCATTTCTTGGAGGAAAACAATCGAGTGGACGGTCAGGTACAGGCCTTGCGGGAAGGTAGTTTTGCTGATTTCTTGAATCTGATTACGGCATCCGGGAACTCTTCCTGGAAATGGCTCCAGAATGTATATCAGAGCGGCTCGGTGAAGGAACAGGAGATTGGTATCGCATTGGCGTTAACTGAGAATTATCTGCAAAAGCTGGGCGATGGTGCTTGCCGTATACACGGCGGTGGATTTGCAGGGGTCATTCTGACGATTCTTCCCAACGAAAAGGTTGAGGAGTATATGTCCTGGATGCACGGTATGCTGGATACGCCAATTATTGTGGTTAATGTGCGTGCGCAGGGTGCTGTGTGCTTGAATGAATTGATCAAAAACGTGGGCTAA
- a CDS encoding NmrA family NAD(P)-binding protein: MSIMITGATGQLGNLIIANLLDKIPATKIIAGVRNLSMSSTLEALKDQGGEVRFMDYDSPETCQKAFNGVNKLLLISSSHTDDTVRLTQHTSVIHAAKKAGVEHIFYTSFAFPQTGLKIPVSVHRLTEQVIFDSGMKYTILRNGLYIDFVDVLGLNEAIQSGVLTTRPGNWRFNAVTRSDLAQAISNVLAGKGYEQQIYELAAPKTWTFADLAEVLTAFAGKTVIHSEDVSVQHWIYPFLSSIDTVSTSKDLEQWMGHPVTSLKDSIAPFLK, from the coding sequence ATGTCTATTATGATTACTGGAGCGACAGGACAATTAGGCAATCTGATTATCGCAAATCTGCTTGATAAAATTCCGGCTACAAAAATTATTGCAGGTGTCCGTAATTTGAGTATGTCCTCAACCTTAGAAGCATTAAAGGATCAGGGTGGAGAGGTTCGCTTCATGGACTATGATAGTCCGGAAACATGCCAGAAAGCTTTTAACGGTGTGAATAAATTGCTGCTGATCTCTAGCTCACATACCGATGATACGGTGCGGCTAACTCAACATACTAGTGTAATTCATGCAGCGAAGAAAGCAGGAGTTGAACATATCTTCTATACCAGCTTTGCTTTTCCTCAGACGGGTCTTAAAATTCCAGTAAGCGTTCATAGACTTACCGAGCAGGTCATATTTGATTCAGGTATGAAGTATACGATTTTGCGCAACGGGCTGTACATTGATTTTGTGGATGTACTTGGATTAAATGAGGCGATACAAAGTGGTGTACTGACAACTCGTCCCGGAAATTGGCGGTTCAATGCTGTAACACGTAGCGATCTTGCACAGGCAATTTCGAACGTACTCGCAGGCAAAGGATATGAGCAGCAAATCTATGAGCTGGCCGCGCCAAAAACTTGGACCTTTGCTGATCTGGCTGAGGTGCTTACAGCGTTTGCAGGCAAGACCGTTATTCACAGCGAGGATGTGTCAGTGCAGCACTGGATCTACCCTTTTTTAAGTAGTATAGATACGGTATCTACATCGAAGGACCTTGAGCAATGGATGGGTCATCCGGTAACTTCGTTGAAGGATAGCATCGCACCCTTTCTGAAATAA